A segment of the Streptomyces pactum genome:
GGTGGGAACCCACGAATCCCGCTCCGCCGGTCACCAGGGCCCGGCGCCAGTCACGTCCGCTCACGGGGTTGTCGCCCACGGGGCTCTCGCTCACGGGGTCCTCCTCACTCTCGCGTCACTCGCGTGTCGGCTGAGTAACCCGGTGAACGCCCCCACTACCCCGAACACACATTCGACATGGGCGAGGAGGGCACTTCCGCGGACGGCATCACCCCGTCCCGCGACCGGCCGGACCGGTCACCGGTCATCGGTCACCCGCGGCCCGTTCCCTACGATCGGTGCGTGGCCACCTTCTCGCTCGAACGCACCGCCCCGCTCCCCCTGGACGAGGCATGGCGCCGGCTCACCGCATGGCAGCGGCACGGTGACGCCGTGCCGATGACCCGGGTCACCGTCACCACTCCCGGTCCCACGCGCCGGGGCACGGTGATCGTGGCCCGCACGGGCGCGGGGCCGCTCGCCTTCGACGACAGGATGGAGGTGACCGCCTGGCAGCCACCGGGCGACGGCACCCCCGGCCTGTGCCGGCTGGAGAAGCGGGGCCGCCTGGTCGGGGGCTGGGCCGAGATCGAGGTCCACCCGGGCCCCGGCGGCCGGACCCGCGTCGTGTGGCGCGAGGAACTGAGGGTGCGCCTCCTCCCGTCGTTCTTCGACGGCGCGCTCGGCCGCGCGGGGCGGTACGTCTTCGGCCGCGCGGTCAACCGGCTCCTGCGGCGACCGTGAACCCCCGGTCGCCCACGAGGCACGGGCCGCGGTCGGGATCGCGTCGCACGCCGCGCCCCGGACGTTTCCCGCGTACCGTGCCGGCATGTCTGCCAGAGTGCGCACCTTCGTCCAACTGTCCGTAGCCGGTGCTCTGTTGAGCCTCGCCGTGGCCGCACCGGCCGCCTCCGCCGACCAGGGTTTCGCGGTCCCGCTGCGCGTCGCCACGTACAACATCCACGCCGGAACGGGGTCGGACGGCGTCTTCGACCTCGACCGGCAGGCCGCCGCGCTGCGTGCCCTCGACGCCGACGTGATCGGCCTCCAGGAGGTCGACGTGCACTGGGGTCCACGCAGTCAGGGGCTGGACGTCGCAGGAGAGTTGGCGCGGCGGCTCGGCATGCGGGTGTCGTTCGCGCCGATCTACAGTCTCGACCCCGTGGCGCCCGGGAGCCCTCGGCGCGAGTACGGCGTGGCGGTGCTCTCCCGCTTCCCGATCCGTTCCGCGGCGAACCACGAGATCACGCGCCTGTCCACCCAGGACGAGAACCCGGTGCCGGCCCCGGCGCCCGGGTTCGGCGAGGTGACGCTCAAGGTGCGCGGGGTGCCGGTGCAGGTGTTCGTGACGCACCTCGACTACCGCTCCGACCCGGCGGTCCGGGTGGCCCAGGTCGCCGACACCCGGCGGATCATGGCGCGGGAGCGGGCCGCGCTGCCGGGGGCCCGGCAGGTGCTGCTGGGCGACTTCAACGCGGAGCCCTTGGATCCCGAACTGCGACCGCTGTGGACGGACTTGCGCGACGCCGGAGGGGAGAGCGGTGGCACGTTTCCGGCCGCGGCACCCGTGAAGCGGATCGACTACGTGGCCGTGGGCAAGGACGTGCGGGTGCACGGCGCCCACGTGCCGGACGAGGCCCTGGCCTCGGACCACCGGCCGGTGGTCGCGGACGTCTCCCTGCCGAGGAAGCCCGGGAAGCCGCCGAAGACGGAGAAGGCCGGGAAGGCCGGGAAGGCCGGGAAGGCCGGGAAGGCCGGGAAGGCCGGGAAGGCGGGGAATGGGGACGGCCGCGGCTGATTGGGTCCTGGCTAGGCCACCGAGCCGATGCGGCCGGCCGGGGACGACGGGCCGTCGTGGTGGATGGGGGTGTGGGCGCCGGTCAGGGAGGCGCCCGTGCCGCCCCGGCGGGTCGCGACGATCTCGGCGGCGATGGACAGGGCCGTCTCCTCGGGCGTACGGGCGCCCAGGTCGAGGCCGATGGGTGACCTGAGGCGGGTCAGCTCCAGGTCACTCACGCCGGCCTCGCGCAGCCGTGCGTCGCGGTCCAGGTGGGTGCGGCGGGAGCCCATCGCGCCGACGTACGCCACCGGCAGGCGCAGCGCCAGCTCGAGCAGGGGTACGTCGAACTTGGCGTCGTGGGTCAGGACGCACAGCACCGTGCGCGCGTCGACCTCCGTGCGCCGCAGGTACTCGTGCGGCCACTCGACGACGACCTCGTCCGCCTCCGGGAAGCGGTCCCGCGTCGCGAAGACGGGGCGCGCGTCGCACACCGTCACGTGGTAGCCGAGGAACTTGCCGGCCCGGGCCAGCGCCGAGGCGAAGTCGACCGCGCCGAAGACGATCATGCGGGGTGCCGGGACGGAGGTCTCGATCAGCAGGGTGAGCGGTGCTCCGCAACGCGAGCCCTGCTCTGAGATCTCCAGCGTGCCGGTGCGGCCGGCGTCCAGGAAGGCGCCCGCCTCGCCGGCCACCGTGCGGTCCAGTTCGGGATGGGCGCCGAAACCGCCGGTGCGGGAGCCGTCCGGGCGGACGGCGAGCGCGCGGCCCGTCAGTTTCGCCGGACCGCGCACGATCCGCGCCACCGCCGCCGGCTCCCCCCGCGCGGCGGCGGCGAGCGCGGCGGCCAGCGCCGGACGGGCGGCGTCGTCCGCCCGTACCGGCGTGACGAGGATGTCGACGACCCCGCCGCAGGTCAGCCCCACGGCGAAGGCGTCCTCGTCGCTGTAGCCGAAGCGCTCCAGTACGGTTTCGCCGTCCTCGAGCGCCTGCCGGCACAGCTCGTACACGGCACCCTCCACACAGCCGCCGGAGACCGAGCCGACCGCCGTGCCCCCGGCGTCCACCGCGAGGGCGGCGCCGGGCCGGCGCGGGGCGCTGCCGCCGACGGCCACCACGGTGGCCACGGCGAAGTCGCGTCCCTGCCCGACCCACCGGTCCAGCTCTTCGGCGATGTCCAGCATCTGTCGGTCTCCTCCACGGAGCGGATATGGAAGGGGTTCCCGTGGCGGCGGCTAATGCACGCCCAGCCAGCTCTCGATCGGGTTGAGGGCGAAGTAGACGACGAAGATCACCGTCAGCGCCCACATGAACACGCCGATCTCCCGGGCCTTGCCCTGGGCGGCCTTGATGGCGACGTAGGAGATGACGCCGGCGGCGACACCCGCCGTGATGGAGTACGTGAACGGCATCAGGACGACGGTCAGGAAGACCGGTATCGCGGTGGCCCGGTCGGCCCAGTCCACGTGCCGGGCGTTCATCATCATCATCGCGCCGATGACGACGAGCGCGGCGGAGGCGACCTCCTGCGGCACGATCGCGGTGATCGGCGTGAAGAAGAGGCAGGCCGCGAAGAACAGGCCGGTGACCACCGACGCGAGCCCGGTGCGGGCACCCTCGCCGACGCCGGTCGCGGACTCGACGAAGACGGTCTGGCCGGAGCCGCCCGCCACACCGCCGATCGCGCCGCCGGCGCCGTCGACGAAGAGCGCCTTCGACAGGCCCGGCATGCGGCCCTTGTCGTCGGCGAGCTTCGCCTCGGTGCCAACGCCGATGATGGTGGCCATCGCGTCGAAGAACCCGGCCAGTACCAGCGTGAAGACGATCATGCCGACCGTCATGGCGCCGACCTCGCCCCAGCCGCCGAACTCCAGGTCGCCGAAGAGCGAGAAGTCCGGCATGGAGACCGCGCCGCCGTGCAGCTCGGGGGCTCCGTTGGCCCACTGCTCGGGGTCGATGACCCCGGTGGCGTTCAGCAGCGCCGCCACGATCGTGCCGGTGACGATGCCGATCAGGATCGCCCCGGGCATGTTGCGCGCCTGGAGCATGAAGATCAGGAGCAGGGTGCCCGCGAAGAGCAGGACGGGCCAGCCGGCGAGTTCACCGGCGGGGCCGAGGGTGAGCGGGGTCGCCTTGCCGGCGTGCACGAAGCCGCCCTTGACCAGGCCGATGATGGCGATGAACAGGCCGATGCCCATGGTGATGCCGTGCTTGAGGGCGAGCGGGATCGCGTTCATGATCATCTCGCGGAGCCCGGTGACCACGAGCAGCATGATCACCACGCCGTACATCACACACATGCCCATGGCCTGCGGCCACGTCATCTGGGGAACGACCTGCCCGGCGATCACCCCGGACACCGAGAGACCGGCGGCCAGGGCGAGCGGCACCTTGCCGACGAAGCCCATGAGGAGCGTGGTGACCGCCGCGGCGAGCGCCGTGGCGGTGATCAGGGCCTTCTGGCCCAGGGTGTCCCCCGCCGCGTCCTTGCCGGACAGGATGACGGGGTTGAGCAGGACGATGTACGCCATCGCCATGAAGGTGGTGGTACCGCCGCGCACCTCACGCGCGACCGTGGATCCTCGATGGGTGATGTGGAAATACCGGTCGAGCCAGGACCGGCCGGCGGGGACGCGGGAACCCGCGGCCGCGTCCTCGGCGGTGGTCCTGGGCTCCACTGACTGCTGGGTCATGGGGCCGTCTCCCAAGGTTCATAGGTGCACCCGGCCGACCGCTGGGGCGGTCGCGGGATTTGGGATATGCACGACCCGGGGGACGGCCCGAGGCGAACGCATGTGGTGGTACTTCAAGCACCGCGAGCGGAGCGGGACTTGGTCTGCGCTCCGGGCGGCGCGGGTGTGACGTTCCGTGCGCCGCCCGGAGGGTCTTCTCACGCCGTGCCGGTAAGCTGCTCCGGCCGTACCGGCGTGCGGTCGAGCGCCAGCCCGGTCGCGTCCCGGATGGCCGCGAGGACCGCCGGGGTCGACGACAGGGTGGGTGCCTCGCCGACGCCGCGCAGCCCGTACGGCGCGTGGTCGTCGGCGAGTTCGAGCACGTCGACCGGGAGGGCCGGCGTGTCGAGAATCGTGGGGATCAGGTAGTCCGTGAAGGACGGGTTCCCGACCTTCGCGGTCCCGGGGTCGACGACGATCTCCTCCATCACCGCGATGCCCATGCCCTGGACGGTGCCGCCCTGGATCTGGCCGATGACGGAGAGCGGGTTGAGCGCCTTGCCGACGTCCTGCGCGCAGGCCAGCTCGATCACCTTGACCAGGCCGAGTTCGGTGTCGACCTCGACGACGGCGCGGTGCGCGGCGAAGGAGTACTGGACGTGGCCGTGGCCCTGGCCGGTGTGCGGGTCGAAGGGCTCGGTCGGCCGGTGCCGCCACTCCTCCTCGACCTCCACGGCCTCGTCCTCCAGCACCTCGGCCAGGTCGCTCAGGACCTCGCCGCCGTCGGTGACGACCTTGCCGCCCTCCAGGAGGAGTTCGGCGGTGGCCCAGGCGGGGTGGCAGGAGCCGAACTTGCGGCGCCCGATCTCCAGGACCCTCTCGCGCGCGAGCTCGCAGGCGTTCTTCACGGCGCCGCCGGTCACGTACGTCTGCCGGGAGGCCGAGGTGGAGCCGGCCGAGCCCACCCGCGTGTCCGCCGGGTGGATGGTCACCTGCGTGACGCCCAGTTCGGTGCGGGCGATCTGCGCGTGGACGGTGACGCCGCCCTGGCCGACCTCCGCCATGGCGGTGTGCACGACGGCCACCGGCTCGCCGCCGACGACCTCCACGCGGACCTTGGCGGTGGAGTAGTCGTCGAAGCCCTCGGAGAAGCCGACGTTCTTGATGCCGACCGCGTAGCCGACGCCGCGGACGACGCCCTCGCCGTGCGTGGTGTTGGACAGGCCGCCGGGCAACTGCCGTACGTCGGTGCCCTCGCTGGACTCCCACTGACGCTCGGGAGGCATCGGCATCGCCTTGACGCGGCGCAGGAGTTCGGCGACGGGGGCCGGGGAGTCGACCGGCTGGCCGGTGGGCATGACCGTGCCCTGCTCCATGGCGTTGATCCGGCGGAACTCCAGCGGGTCCAGGCCGAGTTCCCCGGCCACCTTGTCCATCTGCGCCTCGTAGGCGAAGCACGCCTGGACCGCGCCGAAGCCGCGCATCGCGCCGCAG
Coding sequences within it:
- a CDS encoding endonuclease/exonuclease/phosphatase family protein, translating into MSARVRTFVQLSVAGALLSLAVAAPAASADQGFAVPLRVATYNIHAGTGSDGVFDLDRQAAALRALDADVIGLQEVDVHWGPRSQGLDVAGELARRLGMRVSFAPIYSLDPVAPGSPRREYGVAVLSRFPIRSAANHEITRLSTQDENPVPAPAPGFGEVTLKVRGVPVQVFVTHLDYRSDPAVRVAQVADTRRIMARERAALPGARQVLLGDFNAEPLDPELRPLWTDLRDAGGESGGTFPAAAPVKRIDYVAVGKDVRVHGAHVPDEALASDHRPVVADVSLPRKPGKPPKTEKAGKAGKAGKAGKAGKAGKAGNGDGRG
- a CDS encoding xanthine dehydrogenase family protein molybdopterin-binding subunit, translated to MAATGAPTKITQGSRTKGGVGESTLRPDGTLKVTGEFAYSSDMWHEDMLWGQILRSTVAHAEIVSIDTGEALATAGVHAVMTYDDLPTDVRDYGLEIQDTPVLAHGKVRHHGEPVAIVAADHPETARRAAAKIKVEYRELPVITDEASATAPDAVLVHENRDDLPPSPETSSGAGKTPSSAHVPHPNIVHRQPIIRGDADRASRKADVIVRGEYRFGMQDQAFLGPESGLAVPSEDGGVDLYVATQWLHSDLRQIAPVLGLPEEKVRMTLSGVGGAFGGREDLSMQIHACLLALRTGKPVKIVYNRFESFFGHVHRHPAKLHYEHGATRDGRLTHVKCRIVLDGGAYASASPAVVGNAASLSVGPYVVDDVEIEALALYSNNPPCGAMRGFGAVQACFAYEAQMDKVAGELGLDPLEFRRINAMEQGTVMPTGQPVDSPAPVAELLRRVKAMPMPPERQWESSEGTDVRQLPGGLSNTTHGEGVVRGVGYAVGIKNVGFSEGFDDYSTAKVRVEVVGGEPVAVVHTAMAEVGQGGVTVHAQIARTELGVTQVTIHPADTRVGSAGSTSASRQTYVTGGAVKNACELARERVLEIGRRKFGSCHPAWATAELLLEGGKVVTDGGEVLSDLAEVLEDEAVEVEEEWRHRPTEPFDPHTGQGHGHVQYSFAAHRAVVEVDTELGLVKVIELACAQDVGKALNPLSVIGQIQGGTVQGMGIAVMEEIVVDPGTAKVGNPSFTDYLIPTILDTPALPVDVLELADDHAPYGLRGVGEAPTLSSTPAVLAAIRDATGLALDRTPVRPEQLTGTA
- a CDS encoding XdhC family protein — translated: MLDIAEELDRWVGQGRDFAVATVVAVGGSAPRRPGAALAVDAGGTAVGSVSGGCVEGAVYELCRQALEDGETVLERFGYSDEDAFAVGLTCGGVVDILVTPVRADDAARPALAAALAAAARGEPAAVARIVRGPAKLTGRALAVRPDGSRTGGFGAHPELDRTVAGEAGAFLDAGRTGTLEISEQGSRCGAPLTLLIETSVPAPRMIVFGAVDFASALARAGKFLGYHVTVCDARPVFATRDRFPEADEVVVEWPHEYLRRTEVDARTVLCVLTHDAKFDVPLLELALRLPVAYVGAMGSRRTHLDRDARLREAGVSDLELTRLRSPIGLDLGARTPEETALSIAAEIVATRRGGTGASLTGAHTPIHHDGPSSPAGRIGSVA
- a CDS encoding SRPBCC family protein, with the translated sequence MATFSLERTAPLPLDEAWRRLTAWQRHGDAVPMTRVTVTTPGPTRRGTVIVARTGAGPLAFDDRMEVTAWQPPGDGTPGLCRLEKRGRLVGGWAEIEVHPGPGGRTRVVWREELRVRLLPSFFDGALGRAGRYVFGRAVNRLLRRP
- a CDS encoding NCS2 family permease, with the protein product MTQQSVEPRTTAEDAAAGSRVPAGRSWLDRYFHITHRGSTVAREVRGGTTTFMAMAYIVLLNPVILSGKDAAGDTLGQKALITATALAAAVTTLLMGFVGKVPLALAAGLSVSGVIAGQVVPQMTWPQAMGMCVMYGVVIMLLVVTGLREMIMNAIPLALKHGITMGIGLFIAIIGLVKGGFVHAGKATPLTLGPAGELAGWPVLLFAGTLLLIFMLQARNMPGAILIGIVTGTIVAALLNATGVIDPEQWANGAPELHGGAVSMPDFSLFGDLEFGGWGEVGAMTVGMIVFTLVLAGFFDAMATIIGVGTEAKLADDKGRMPGLSKALFVDGAGGAIGGVAGGSGQTVFVESATGVGEGARTGLASVVTGLFFAACLFFTPITAIVPQEVASAALVVIGAMMMMNARHVDWADRATAIPVFLTVVLMPFTYSITAGVAAGVISYVAIKAAQGKAREIGVFMWALTVIFVVYFALNPIESWLGVH